One window from the genome of Candidatus Hydrogenedens sp. encodes:
- the fliE gene encoding flagellar hook-basal body complex protein FliE produces the protein MDNIDSIHNIGPIKPKVDIPSVSPVKTTPVESKTSFKDILVDAVSEVQKLQDEADTTIKKLVSGEIKDVSEVMVAVQRADTAFQTLMAVRNKVITAYEEIMRMQI, from the coding sequence GTGGATAACATTGATTCAATTCACAATATAGGGCCAATAAAACCTAAAGTAGATATACCCTCGGTAAGTCCTGTTAAGACTACACCGGTTGAAAGCAAAACCTCCTTTAAGGATATATTGGTTGATGCTGTGTCTGAGGTTCAGAAATTACAAGATGAAGCAGATACAACAATAAAAAAATTAGTTTCGGGTGAGATAAAAGATGTGAGTGAAGTAATGGTGGCGGTTCAACGGGCAGATACTGCCTTTCAAACCCTGATGGCAGTTCGAAATAAAGTAATAACGGCGTATGAAGAGATAATGCGAATGCAAATTTAG
- the flgC gene encoding flagellar basal body rod protein FlgC yields MQVEGISAWDIALSGIRAQRLRMNIIANNIANAETTRTEKGGGPFRRQMVLLKGYELGKNVSSKQAGVKVKSVIYDMSPFKEVYEPEHPDANEQGIVKYPNVQLANEMADLVSAQRAYEANIAVFVANRQIRQRALEILQR; encoded by the coding sequence ATGCAAGTAGAAGGAATTTCAGCATGGGATATAGCCCTTAGTGGGATACGGGCTCAACGGCTGAGAATGAATATTATCGCAAATAATATTGCTAATGCGGAGACCACCCGAACAGAAAAAGGAGGAGGTCCCTTCCGCCGTCAAATGGTTCTTTTAAAAGGATATGAATTGGGCAAGAATGTGTCATCAAAACAAGCAGGGGTAAAAGTTAAATCCGTAATTTATGATATGTCACCATTCAAAGAAGTATATGAACCTGAACATCCGGATGCCAATGAGCAAGGCATTGTAAAATATCCTAATGTGCAACTTGCAAATGAAATGGCAGACCTTGTTTCTGCTCAACGAGCCTATGAAGCCAATATTGCGGTTTTCGTAGCAAATCGGCAAATACGACAAAGAGCATTGGAAATTTTGCAAAGATGA
- the flgB gene encoding flagellar basal body rod protein FlgB, whose amino-acid sequence MVNGIGKISAETMLISAMKVAEINHRYIANNIANADTPGYTQRELDFQKSLNAVLQGRGGIVLRTNHPRHIQIEKEGVVVEKRRNVLKNDFNSVDIDEQIAKLTENTGKATVYAALLAKKFSQLTTIINDLKR is encoded by the coding sequence ATGGTCAATGGAATAGGAAAAATAAGTGCTGAAACGATGTTAATTTCTGCAATGAAAGTAGCAGAAATTAATCATCGGTATATTGCTAATAATATAGCCAATGCGGATACGCCTGGATACACACAAAGGGAATTGGATTTTCAGAAATCTCTCAACGCCGTATTGCAAGGGCGAGGGGGTATCGTTCTCCGCACGAACCACCCTCGCCATATCCAGATAGAGAAAGAAGGAGTAGTCGTAGAAAAAAGAAGGAATGTATTAAAAAACGATTTTAATTCGGTGGATATTGATGAACAGATTGCAAAACTGACAGAAAATACAGGAAAAGCCACCGTTTATGCGGCATTATTAGCCAAGAAATTCAGTCAATTAACAACCATTATTAATGATTTGAAGAGATAG
- a CDS encoding GNAT family N-acetyltransferase, translated as MVHIREIREADIEKAVESLVHAFYDDGLVCYMFPEEKFRKEFITWTYERWLRLLMTFNSVFVDEDVQGVAGCIPPSLYPHIPFHYIIKAGFFRAVPKLIFRNFWRPLRAYWDNQSRTRSEVKEPTWILDILGVHPSAQGKGIGSALVQHLISCANRDKVPAYVITHKEKNIIFYEKNGFTLLNKKYSLPGGPPTCSLIYKPL; from the coding sequence GTGGTGCATATCCGAGAAATTCGTGAAGCGGATATAGAGAAAGCAGTAGAATCTTTAGTCCATGCTTTTTATGATGATGGGTTGGTTTGTTATATGTTCCCTGAGGAAAAATTCCGTAAGGAATTTATAACATGGACATACGAGCGTTGGCTTCGACTTTTAATGACATTTAATTCCGTTTTTGTTGATGAAGATGTTCAAGGTGTTGCGGGTTGTATCCCCCCGTCTCTCTATCCACATATCCCTTTCCACTATATTATAAAAGCAGGATTTTTTCGGGCTGTGCCTAAATTAATATTCCGAAATTTTTGGCGACCTTTGCGTGCTTATTGGGATAATCAAAGTAGAACCCGAAGTGAGGTAAAAGAGCCTACATGGATTTTGGATATTCTGGGAGTACACCCTTCCGCACAGGGAAAAGGAATTGGAAGTGCTTTAGTTCAACATTTAATTTCCTGTGCTAATCGGGACAAAGTTCCTGCTTATGTGATTACGCATAAGGAAAAAAATATTATCTTTTATGAAAAAAATGGGTTCACACTTCTTAATAAAAAATATTCCCTCCCTGGGGGTCCTCCAACTTGTTCCCTAATTTATAAACCTTTATAA